ATAAATTTTAATGTCATTTTCTCTACACGAACCCAGCTGTGCGATTGAAGTCCATTGGCTATCACATGTGTGTCTGCATTAGGAAAAAGAATAAGCTCTTTCTTCTCTGATCCTAAAAGAGGAATCATCTCTTTAATAGCCTTTACGCTAACTGTGTTGTCCTCGTGTTTCTCATCTTTATAGTAGGCTCCTACAAATGTTGGGCAAGTCACTTTTGAAAATGTCTCTTTATTCATGGTTTGATCTAGTAGCTGTTGAAGATAGACCATGCCTTCTACTCTATATTTCTGATACCAATATTGCGCAATTTTACCTGTATCATGAAATGTTCTAAAATTTCCTCCCATTGCCATCTTTGCGATGTCTAGTCCCCAAGGTTTTGAGAGAAGTCTTGCTTCGGCTTGTTTAATCACAATATTAGGGGAGTATAATATTAAACCATCTACAAGTTCGGGGAAGTCCGCTGCTAGTTTTAAAGACAATGTTCCTCCAGTAGAAGTGCTCATGATAATCACTTTTTTTCCTAGTTGGTGGGCTATCATCAAAGCTTCTTTTGCTGAGTCATATAGCAGATTCGGTTTCATATCTAATAGAGGGTTATCCTCCACCAATCCATGGTCATGAAGACGTGCAAAGAATGCATTGGCTTTCATGTCGTTTGCAATATTCATGTTTATTGGAGCACCTTCGTACCATGATGCGGAGAATCCATGAAGATAAAGTAAAACGTAATCTGTGGCTTCTTTAGTGTTCGGATTATTCCAAATAATACGAGCTTCGTTGTCATCTTTTATATTTACTTTACTCTCTCTTTGTTGTATCCATTCTTCTAATTCTTTTCCACTTTTATCCACATTGGGTAGCTCAAGCGATAGGTCATATTGTTCCATTTTCGGTCCGACGAAGTACCCAACTATTAGAAAAATAATACAAACTATCAGTACCTTAATCTTTTTCATATATCTTATGTTTTACTTCAAAACTACTATTTATGGCTTTTGTTTTACTAAAATTAATCACTTTTTGATCATTATGCTCAAATGTTCTATTTTTAGATAAAAACAATCGTACTTGTAATATGTTGATATCTAATCATATAAAGTGAAGTGGTATGTGGTAATTTAATTCTCCTGATATAAAATTAACAATAATTAACTTTATCGCATTGTGATTACTCTTAAATTTGATTCAATTTGTCAGGATAACAAAGACTGCTATATCTATTTGTTCGTATTCATTGATACATTTAGCTTTAAGAAAGATCTTTGGGAAAAGAAAGAATAAAATGTTAGATTGTTTACTACCCCCATCTCGAATAATTGATAAGAATGAATCCCTATTCATTCGTTCTGCTATTCACATCTAATGTTGCTACCCCCCGTTAAGGATTTATAATAAATTGAAACCATCACTCTGAAAAAATATATTTTAATGAAAGATAATAGAATACATTACAAGAGATTCAACGAACGCGATCAGAGGTTTAATGAAAGATTTGATGATGCTTACTTTGAACGTCAACATGCCAAAGGGAAATTGACTGCCATCGAACGTATCGATATTTTGTTAGATGAAGACTCTTTTGTTGAGATTGATGCTTTTGCATTGCCTTTAGATTATAAAGGAGATAACCCTAAAGCATTGGGAGATGGCGTGATTTGTGGATATGGAAAGATAAATCAACGTGATGTCTTGGTATATGCACAAGATTTTAACTATCAAGGTGGTTCTCTTGGAACTATCCATGCCGAGAAGATACAAAAGGTGCAAGACCTTGGTCTTCGTATGGGACACCCTGTAATCGGTTTGATTGATTCTGGAGGTGCTCGTATCCAAGAAGGAATTGCTAGTTTGGCTGGTTATGCTGGGATTTTTATGAACAACGTAAAGTCTTCTGGTGTAATTCCTCAAATTTCTGTTATATTAGGTCCTGCAGCAGGTGGTGCGGTATATTCGCCAGCATTAACGGATTTCATCTTTATGACTCGTAAAACAGCTTATATGTTTGTGACGGGGCCAAATGTGGTGAAAGAGGTGCTTAATGAAGATACCACAAGTGAAAAATTAGGTGGTGCTGATGTACATAGTACAAAAAGTGGTGTTGCCGATTTTATATACGATGACGAAGAGCATACTTTATTAGGGGTTCGAAAACTGTTAAGTTATCTACCTTCTAATAATGTGGAACATCCTCCAGTGGCAAAAAATGCAAATATTTTGCCTGATGGAATGGAAAATATCTCGAAGATTATTCCTGATGATTCAAATAAACCTTATGATGTGATAGAGATTATTAATCGTCTGGTGGATAAAGGCTCTTTCTTCGAAACAGCGGAAGGATATGCGCAAAGTATCGTTACAGGTTTAGCTCGTTTGAATAACCAAGTGATTGGTATTGTTGCAAATCAACCAAAACACTTGGCTGGTACTCTAGATATTGATTCTTCAAGAAAAGCTGCAAGGTTTGTTCGTTTTTGTGATGCATTCCATATTCCAATTTTGGTCTTGGAAGATGTGCCTGGTTTCTTACCTGGTATTGAACAGGAGCATGCTGCAATTATTAAGCATGGAGCAAAACTTCTTTTCGCTTTTGCAGAAGCATCTGTTCCTAAAATTACTGTAATCCTACGTAAAGCCTATGGTGGTGCTTATATTGTGATGAATAGTAATAAGATGGGAGGAGACTTCAATTTTGCATGGCCGACAGCGGAAATTGCTGTGATGGGACCTGAAGGAGCGGTGAAAATATTAAATCGTAGAGAGATTGAGGCTTCAGACGATCCTGAAGCACTTCGTCGTTCATTGATTCTTAAGTATAAAGAAGAGGTTGCCAATCCATATATTGCAGATCAAAAAGGATATATTGATGAGGTAATTCTACCAGAATCTACTCGTGAAAAATTGATTAAGGCATTTTCTCTATTAGAAAATAAATTCGAAGAGAAGAGTTCTAAGAAGCACGGTAACATTCCACTTTAAAAAAGTACAAACTGTATGAAAAAAATATCATCTATACTTATCGCCAATAGAGGGGAGATTGCTATTCGTATAGCAAATACTGCTCATAAAATGGGAATAGAAGTTTATGGTCTAATGACACATTATGAGCCAAATGCTGTTTATTTAATGCATATGGATCATGTGGTGGATGTCACAGGTCATTCTCATGAAAATATATTCATGAACCCTGATAAAATAGCTGAGATTGCTAAAGAAAATGGTGTCTCTTCGGTGCATCCAGGTTATGGATTCTTGTCTGAGAGTAGAGAGTTAGCTGAAGCATGCGATAAAGAGGGTGTTATCCTTATTGGCCCTTCCGCTCAAGCGATTGAAGATATGGGGGACAAAGGGGTTGCTCGTAAGATGGCTAAAGCCGCTGGTGTACCAATTCTTGAGGGAAGTAAAGATATTGTTGAGAATATAGAAGATGCTAAAGTTTTAGCAGATAATATCGGATACCCTGTGATCATTAAAGCCGTTGCTGGTGGTGGTGGTAAAGGAATGCGTGTTGCCCGCAACTCAGAAGAACTAGAGATGATGTTTAAGATGGCCCGTCGTGAAGCAGAAGGTATCTTTAACAACTCAGATGTTTTTATTGAGAAATATGTGGAAGATCCTCATCATATCGAGTTCCAGATTCTTGCTGATATGCATGGAAATGTAGTACACCTTTTTGAAAGAGAGTGTAGTATTCAACGTAAGCACCAAAAGCTTGTCGAAGAGGCACCATCTCCTGCTCTAAATGATCAATTGAGAGCAAAGATGGGGGAAGCAGCTGTAAATATCACTAAATATGCAAACTATTATAGTGCTGGAACAGTTGAGTTCTTGGTGGATAGCGAGAAGAATTTCTATTTTCTTGAGATGAATACTAGAATCCAAGTGGAGCACCCTATTACTGAGGCGATCACTGGAGTGGATTTGATTGAGCAGATGATCCGTATCGCTGAAGGAGAAAATCTCTCTTTCAAGCAAGAGGATATCAAGATAAATGGTGCTTGTGTGGAATATCGTTTAAATGCTGAAGATGTACAATCTAATTTTGCTCCTGCTTTTGGAATTATTGAGCAATATGATTTTCCTACGCATCCAAATTTGAGATTGGATACAGGGTACAAAAATGGTATCGTAGTTCCTCCATATTTTGATTCTATGGTGGCTAAAGTGATTGTTTCTGCAGAAAGTCGTGATAAGGTTTTAGAGATATCAAAAGATATTTTTGAAGATATTAAGATAAAAGGAATCAAAACAACTTTACCATTCTTTAAGAAAGTATTAGATACTCCTTCTTTTGTTAAAGGAAGCTATACTACTTCGTTCTTACTTAAAGACGTTGATCAAGTATATCTTCAGAAACCCAATGAGGAGATGGTTGCTGCTTACGTCGCAATGCAACTGTATTTAAATAATAAGAGTGATATTGAAACAGGAGATTTAGAGCAAAAGTTTACTTCTCCATGGTTACAAAGTAAGTACTTAAAAAACTTTTAATCATGATTACACGTAAAAGAAGAACCAATAACTTCTATGTTGGCGGTGAAAACGAATATAAATTTGTTGAAGAGTTAGGAGAGTTGAAATCTTTGAATGGCGAGAAAATAAGTATTGGTACTGATTTCTCTAATGAAGAGATCGTTTTAACTCTTGATGGTACAGAGCATAAAGCACAAATTGTCTCTATTAAAAAGAACAAGTGTACTGTGCTCGTGAATGGTAATAGCTATAATTTTGTTATCGATACAGAGATCTCTAAAAGAAGAAAAGAGATTTTAGCTCGTGATGAGGATGAGAAAGAACAAGAGGTACTGGCCCCTATTCCAGGAAAAATTGTGGATGTTTTTGTAGCAAAAGGGCAAAATGTCGAAGCTGGACAGATTATTCTAACTCTTGAGGCTATGAAGATGCAAAATGAAATTCTTGCTCCAATTTCTGGTGTAGTTACAGAACTAAATATTAAACCAGAACAGGTGGTTGTTGCTGGTCATAAAATGGCGATAATTGAGGTCATGTAATTTTGAGTCTTCTTTATGAAGAGTTAAATTATAAAAATCACTTTTTATATTATAATGCAAAAAGAGAGTAGTGTTTTAATGCTACTCTCTTTTTTTGAATATATTAGAATACCCCACCATTTTTATATACTAATTCATAGTATCCATAATCGTATTGATCACTGGCTGTATTAAATCGAAGTGTCTTGACAAATGCAATTGCACTATCGATGGTTTTCTGGCTGGTGATTGTGGTTGAACCCTCTTCAACAGTAACTTTAGATACATGACCTGAAGGGTTTACTGTTAAAAGAAGATGAATTTTACCCGCTTCGCTTCCTAAATAGGTAGGCTTTTCAGCACCAGTGATAAAGACTCTATTCTTTACACTAAGTCCTCTATGTTTTGAGGATTTAGTCGTTGTCTTTTGACTATCAGACTTATTCGTTGTTGCGTTTGTTTTTGTCGGCTGATTGCTATTCTCAGTAATTTGTTGGAACATTTGGTTCATCTCAGCTTGTTGCTTTTGAATGATCTTTTCTTGTACCTTACGGATGCTATCTTGCTTTCTTTTCTCTATTTTTCGTTTGATATTCTCAACACGTTGCCTCTCGACTTCTTCTCTTTGTTTTTTCTCCTCTTCGGCTTTTTTGACGGAGTTAATATCAGTCGTTTTCGAGTTGTTTACTTTTGGGTTCTCCTTCTTTTCCCCTTCATTAGACTTGTTTTTATAGGATTTGCCTTGTTTTGGGACAGGAGTAGATTTGTGAATCTTCTCTATTTTCTTCTGTTTCTTCTGCGCCTGCGCCTGAGAAGCAGTTGCAATTTTGTCATTCTTTTGAGGAGGATTTTTATGTTTAGGTCTTGCCTGAGCCACTCTATCTACTCCACTATTATCGACCAAAACTACATATTCTTCTCCAGCACCTCCATCACTTCCCTCAAGAGGTATAAAGTATAACAGAAGTAGAATAATAATATGCCCTACTATAGAGAAAATTACACCATGAATTCTAGTATCATCGTTTTGATTAACCATGTTAGTTCATTTGTTAGGCCTATTTTTTATTTGTTGTGCCAAGTAATAGAGTATAGTTCAACTCTCTTGCTAAGCTCATAACTTTCACTACTTCCTCTACTGGAACTGATTTTTCTGCTTGTAACATGACTACTGGTCTTGGTTGTCCTTTCTTAATCTCTCCTTGTGGAAACGTTGTTTGTAATGCAGGAGAAAGGTCACTGAAGTTACAGCTAATTGCATCATCTGTTCCGTTGGAGTAACTATATTTTACATTACTGTTGATATATATCGTGAATATAGATTTATTACTTTTTCCTTGTGAACTCTCTGGAAGGGCTATTTTAAGGCTTGGTGGCCCTATCATAGTAGATGCTATCATGAAAAACACCAACAAAAGGAATACAATATCAGTCATTGATGACATACTAAAAGTAGCATCAACTTTGCTTCTTCTTTTTAACGACATGCTTGTTTATTTTTTTGTTGGTTCGTGTAATATATCCATAAATTCTGTTGAAGTATGCTCCATAATTGCAACAGTTTTGTCTACGCGCGCAACCAAAATATTATATGCAAAGTAAGCAAGGATACCAACTAGTAGACCTCCTGCAGTTGTAGACATCGCAGTATAGATACCTCCTGCAAGGTTTGATATATCTACATTTTTAGCACTTGACATTTCATAAAAGGCTTGAATCATTCCCATTACTGTTCCCAAAAATCCAATCATTGGAGCTCCACCAGAAACACTGGCAAGTACAGGAAGTCCTTTTTCTAGTTTCGAGATCTCAAGGTTTCCTACATTTTCGATAGCAGTCTGTACGTCACTCAAAGGACGTCCCATTCTACGTATTCCTTTTGCAATCATTCGCCCCATAGGAGTATTGGAAGTTTCACAAATAAGTAGTGCATCATTGAATTCTTGTGCTTTGATCTTTTGTTTGATCTCATTCATCATGTTATTGTCAAACTTTCTTGCCCTTGCAATAGCAAAATAACGTTCTCCGAAAATATATAGAGCAATGATTGATAAAATCACTAGTGGATACATCATTACTCCACCCTTTTCGAAAATGTCAGCAGGAGTAAGACTAGTGCTTACCTGCGTATTTAAATTTTTTGCTGTTTCTGTCGCTGCTTGTGCTGCAGTGTTAAGTAAAATAGATAGGGTATGCATGTCTTTGAATTATTTCAATTTTAAATTATGATACAAAGTTAACCAAAGGTCTTGCAAAATAATTATTTTATAATACAAATATATTTTGATTTCGAACTTTTATTAAAGATAATTTCTTTATTAGTAATTTATTCACCCGTAACGTTTGAATCCTGTTTTTTTCTCTTTTGTTTCTTTAACATT
The Prolixibacteraceae bacterium DNA segment above includes these coding regions:
- a CDS encoding alpha/beta hydrolase produces the protein MKKIKVLIVCIIFLIVGYFVGPKMEQYDLSLELPNVDKSGKELEEWIQQRESKVNIKDDNEARIIWNNPNTKEATDYVLLYLHGFSASWYEGAPINMNIANDMKANAFFARLHDHGLVEDNPLLDMKPNLLYDSAKEALMIAHQLGKKVIIMSTSTGGTLSLKLAADFPELVDGLILYSPNIVIKQAEARLLSKPWGLDIAKMAMGGNFRTFHDTGKIAQYWYQKYRVEGMVYLQQLLDQTMNKETFSKVTCPTFVGAYYKDEKHEDNTVSVKAIKEMIPLLGSEKKELILFPNADTHVIANGLQSHSWVRVEKMTLKFIQENILKSK
- a CDS encoding acyl-CoA carboxylase subunit beta, with the protein product MKDNRIHYKRFNERDQRFNERFDDAYFERQHAKGKLTAIERIDILLDEDSFVEIDAFALPLDYKGDNPKALGDGVICGYGKINQRDVLVYAQDFNYQGGSLGTIHAEKIQKVQDLGLRMGHPVIGLIDSGGARIQEGIASLAGYAGIFMNNVKSSGVIPQISVILGPAAGGAVYSPALTDFIFMTRKTAYMFVTGPNVVKEVLNEDTTSEKLGGADVHSTKSGVADFIYDDEEHTLLGVRKLLSYLPSNNVEHPPVAKNANILPDGMENISKIIPDDSNKPYDVIEIINRLVDKGSFFETAEGYAQSIVTGLARLNNQVIGIVANQPKHLAGTLDIDSSRKAARFVRFCDAFHIPILVLEDVPGFLPGIEQEHAAIIKHGAKLLFAFAEASVPKITVILRKAYGGAYIVMNSNKMGGDFNFAWPTAEIAVMGPEGAVKILNRREIEASDDPEALRRSLILKYKEEVANPYIADQKGYIDEVILPESTREKLIKAFSLLENKFEEKSSKKHGNIPL
- a CDS encoding ATP-grasp domain-containing protein, with protein sequence MKKISSILIANRGEIAIRIANTAHKMGIEVYGLMTHYEPNAVYLMHMDHVVDVTGHSHENIFMNPDKIAEIAKENGVSSVHPGYGFLSESRELAEACDKEGVILIGPSAQAIEDMGDKGVARKMAKAAGVPILEGSKDIVENIEDAKVLADNIGYPVIIKAVAGGGGKGMRVARNSEELEMMFKMARREAEGIFNNSDVFIEKYVEDPHHIEFQILADMHGNVVHLFERECSIQRKHQKLVEEAPSPALNDQLRAKMGEAAVNITKYANYYSAGTVEFLVDSEKNFYFLEMNTRIQVEHPITEAITGVDLIEQMIRIAEGENLSFKQEDIKINGACVEYRLNAEDVQSNFAPAFGIIEQYDFPTHPNLRLDTGYKNGIVVPPYFDSMVAKVIVSAESRDKVLEISKDIFEDIKIKGIKTTLPFFKKVLDTPSFVKGSYTTSFLLKDVDQVYLQKPNEEMVAAYVAMQLYLNNKSDIETGDLEQKFTSPWLQSKYLKNF
- a CDS encoding biotin/lipoyl-binding protein, encoding MITRKRRTNNFYVGGENEYKFVEELGELKSLNGEKISIGTDFSNEEIVLTLDGTEHKAQIVSIKKNKCTVLVNGNSYNFVIDTEISKRRKEILARDEDEKEQEVLAPIPGKIVDVFVAKGQNVEAGQIILTLEAMKMQNEILAPISGVVTELNIKPEQVVVAGHKMAIIEVM
- a CDS encoding biopolymer transporter ExbD, with the translated sequence MSLKRRSKVDATFSMSSMTDIVFLLLVFFMIASTMIGPPSLKIALPESSQGKSNKSIFTIYINSNVKYSYSNGTDDAISCNFSDLSPALQTTFPQGEIKKGQPRPVVMLQAEKSVPVEEVVKVMSLARELNYTLLLGTTNKK
- a CDS encoding MotA/TolQ/ExbB proton channel family protein; this translates as MHTLSILLNTAAQAATETAKNLNTQVSTSLTPADIFEKGGVMMYPLVILSIIALYIFGERYFAIARARKFDNNMMNEIKQKIKAQEFNDALLICETSNTPMGRMIAKGIRRMGRPLSDVQTAIENVGNLEISKLEKGLPVLASVSGGAPMIGFLGTVMGMIQAFYEMSSAKNVDISNLAGGIYTAMSTTAGGLLVGILAYFAYNILVARVDKTVAIMEHTSTEFMDILHEPTKK